In one Cellulomonas sp. JZ18 genomic region, the following are encoded:
- a CDS encoding cold-shock protein, translated as MPQATVRWFDAERGFGFLDLGEDAEDLFVHASEIVGDAGPRVLREGQTVEFELGEGDRGPVARRVRVTGDVAAGAALGVLGTVSWYEPAKGYGFVSPDGGGAEIFVHSSAIVGGGVITEGQRVAFLVVPGEKGPQADHLLPLGPEAGRQAAASDGADGTVTFYDAEKGFGFAVRDDGGEDVFVHARALMGVTELVEGDRITFDVAESDRGPQAREVRLVGGTGPRRAPASAGRGRPAPSERGRPARPASSGAPVRGGEGVVARYDADRGFGFITPDAGGDDLFVHVSVVQGGEVLEEGDRVRFSVRQSDRGPQADRVELL; from the coding sequence GTGCCCCAGGCAACCGTCCGTTGGTTCGACGCCGAGCGGGGGTTCGGCTTCCTCGACCTCGGGGAGGACGCCGAGGACCTGTTCGTCCACGCGTCCGAGATCGTCGGCGACGCCGGGCCGCGGGTGCTCCGCGAGGGGCAGACCGTCGAGTTCGAGCTGGGCGAGGGCGACCGTGGCCCGGTGGCGCGCCGCGTGCGCGTCACGGGCGACGTGGCCGCCGGCGCCGCGCTCGGGGTGCTCGGCACCGTCAGCTGGTACGAGCCGGCGAAGGGCTACGGGTTCGTCAGCCCCGACGGCGGCGGCGCGGAGATCTTCGTGCACAGCTCGGCCATCGTCGGCGGTGGTGTGATCACCGAGGGGCAGCGGGTCGCGTTCCTGGTCGTGCCCGGCGAGAAGGGGCCGCAGGCGGACCACCTGCTGCCGCTGGGCCCCGAGGCCGGGCGCCAGGCCGCGGCGTCCGACGGGGCCGACGGCACCGTGACGTTCTACGACGCGGAGAAGGGCTTCGGCTTCGCCGTCCGCGACGACGGCGGCGAGGACGTCTTCGTGCACGCCCGCGCGCTCATGGGGGTGACCGAGCTCGTCGAGGGCGACCGCATCACGTTCGACGTCGCCGAGAGCGACCGGGGTCCGCAGGCCCGTGAGGTGCGGCTCGTGGGCGGCACGGGACCGCGGCGCGCGCCCGCGTCGGCCGGTCGCGGCCGGCCCGCGCCGTCGGAGCGTGGCCGTCCGGCACGCCCCGCGTCGTCCGGCGCACCCGTCCGCGGCGGCGAGGGCGTCGTCGCGCGCTACGACGCGGACCGCGGCTTCGGCTTCATCACCCCGGACGCGGGCGGCGACGACCTGTTCGTGCACGTCTCGGTCGTGCAGGGCGGCGAGGTGCTGGAGGAGGGCGACCGCGTCCGCTTCTCGGTGCGGCAGAGCGACCGGGGACCGCAGGCGGACCGCGTCGAGCTGCTGTGA
- a CDS encoding benzoate/H(+) symporter BenE family transporter, producing the protein MRHETPTDPAPDAPGGGREGWSRPVSAGVVSALVGFTSAFVVVLAGLTSVGADPDQASSGLLAVSVTMGLSCIVLAWSTRMPITAAWSTPGAALLATTGAVDGGWPAAVGAFLVTGALVVLTGLVPQLGALIARIPASVAQAMLAGVLLQLCLGPVTGLAANPAGVVPVVVVWLLALRLAPRWAAPLAFVTAAVVIGVHVVTSGVAVDAAALVPRVELTAPTLTPGAVVGVALPLWLVTMASQNVPGVAVMKGLGYEVPWRRSMLVTGTATVVGAPAGGHAVNLAAISAALAAGPEAGADRARRWVASVTAGVVLVVLGVASAAFGTLVALAPAGVVPAVAGLALLGTLAASLRAALAAPAEQLPAVVVFATAASGVAVAGVSAAFWALLAGLVVRAVLGVRRPRGGDVPDPVDDRPARHAGPQPAEGAVAARVHGGRDA; encoded by the coding sequence ATGCGTCACGAGACCCCCACGGACCCGGCTCCCGACGCGCCCGGCGGCGGACGGGAGGGGTGGTCCCGGCCGGTCTCCGCCGGCGTGGTCTCGGCGCTGGTCGGCTTCACCAGCGCGTTCGTCGTCGTGCTGGCGGGGCTCACGAGCGTCGGCGCGGACCCGGACCAGGCGTCCAGCGGGCTGCTCGCGGTCAGCGTCACGATGGGCCTGTCGTGCATCGTGCTCGCGTGGTCCACGCGGATGCCGATCACGGCCGCGTGGTCGACCCCCGGTGCCGCGCTGCTCGCGACGACCGGGGCCGTGGACGGCGGCTGGCCGGCGGCGGTCGGGGCCTTCCTCGTCACCGGCGCCCTCGTCGTCCTGACCGGTCTCGTGCCGCAGCTCGGTGCGCTGATCGCCCGCATCCCCGCCTCGGTCGCGCAGGCGATGCTCGCGGGCGTCCTGCTGCAGCTCTGCCTCGGGCCCGTCACGGGGCTCGCGGCGAACCCGGCCGGCGTCGTGCCCGTCGTGGTCGTCTGGCTGCTCGCGCTGCGGCTCGCACCGCGCTGGGCGGCGCCCCTCGCGTTCGTCACCGCGGCCGTCGTCATCGGGGTGCACGTCGTGACCTCCGGCGTGGCGGTCGACGCCGCCGCCCTCGTGCCGCGCGTCGAGCTCACCGCGCCGACGCTCACCCCCGGGGCCGTCGTCGGCGTCGCCCTGCCGCTGTGGCTCGTGACGATGGCGTCGCAGAACGTGCCGGGCGTCGCGGTGATGAAGGGCCTCGGCTACGAGGTGCCGTGGCGCCGCTCGATGCTCGTGACCGGGACCGCGACCGTGGTGGGCGCACCGGCCGGGGGGCACGCCGTCAACCTCGCCGCGATCAGTGCGGCGCTCGCGGCCGGCCCAGAGGCCGGCGCGGACCGCGCCCGGCGCTGGGTCGCCAGCGTGACCGCCGGCGTCGTCCTCGTCGTGCTCGGCGTCGCCTCCGCGGCGTTCGGCACCCTCGTGGCGCTGGCGCCCGCCGGCGTCGTCCCCGCCGTCGCCGGGCTCGCCCTGCTCGGCACGCTCGCCGCCTCGCTGCGGGCGGCGCTCGCGGCGCCGGCCGAGCAGCTCCCCGCCGTCGTCGTCTTCGCGACCGCCGCCTCGGGCGTCGCCGTCGCGGGTGTGAGCGCCGCGTTCTGGGCCCTGCTCGCCGGGCTCGTCGTCCGAGCGGTGCTCGGGGTGCGACGGCCACGCGGGGGCGACGTGCCCGACCCGGTGGACGACCGGCCGGCACGGCACGCAGGCCCGCAGCCCGCCGAGGGCGCGGTCGCGG